Proteins from one Impatiens glandulifera chromosome 2, dImpGla2.1, whole genome shotgun sequence genomic window:
- the LOC124926510 gene encoding 5'-adenylylsulfate reductase-like 4, which translates to MAVWNAGLTLIIIIGSLTFAEPANGSSPPACPVRSMTESIFRSRYSSCGVDGAVFASNTVNIVEGDEVELHKALNMLYTRTYDNVALLFYASWCPFSAIVRPKFSVLSSLYPYVPHIAIDESVIKPSTLSKYGVHGFPTLILMNSTLRMRYQGSRTLDSLTAFYIDFTGQKITPLDGSFMNGISHLPNNNKNENGEEDSCPFSWAKSPENMLQQETYLALAIAFVVLRLLYLAFPTLLILVRFAWRNCILSMRLRYLWETLIALSNRILQLFSSLKDPCKRSNLQGGAMNAQAWASKSLASVTFGDASSSRL; encoded by the exons ATGGCGGTTTGGAATGCCGGGCTGACCCTTATTATCATTATAGGCAGCTTGACGTTCGCAGAACCTGCTAATGGTTCTTCTCCCCCAGCTTGCCCTGTTAGATCTATGACCGAATCCATCTTCAGGTCTCGATATTCGAGCTGTGGGGTAGATGGCGCTGTATTTGCCTCTAATACTGTCAACATCGTCGAG GGAGATGAAGTTGAATTGCATAAGGCATTGAATATGCTCTACACGAGGACTTACGATAATGTGGCCTTGCTATTTTATGCATCATGGTGTCCATTCTCGGCAATAGTTAGACCAAAGTTCTCTGTGTTATCTTCTTTGTATCCATATGTTCCCCACATTGCTATTGATGAGTCAGTCATCAAGCCAAG CACGCTCTCAAAATATGGAGTTCATGGATTTCCTACTCTCATCCTTATGAATTCTACCCTGCGTATGCGGTATCAAGGTTCACGAACCCTTGACTCGCTTACTGCTTTCTACATTGATTTCACAG GCCAGAAGATTACACCACTTGATGGAAGCTTTATGAATGGAATTTCTCATTTaccaaataacaataaaaatgagAACGGTGAAGAAGATAGCTGTCCATTTTCATGGGCAAAATCCCCAGAGAATATGCTACAACAGGAGACTTACTTGGCTTTGGCCATTGCATTTGTGGTTTTGAGGTTGCTATATTTGGCATTCCCCACACTACTGATTTTGGTTCGATTTGCATGGAGAAACTGCATCCTCTCTATGAGATTGAGATACCTGTGGGAGACTCTTATAGCTTTGTCAAACCGAATTCTACAATTGTTCAGTTCTTTAAAAGATCCATGTAAGAGAAGTAACTTGCAAGGAGGAGCAATGAACGCTCAGGCATGGGCTTCAAAGTCCCTGGCCTCAGTTACGTTTGGGGATGCTAGTTCTAGTCGCTTGTAA
- the LOC124923930 gene encoding cryptochrome-1-like: protein MSGGGAGGGCSIVWFRRDLRVEDNPALAAGVRAGAIVAVFIWAPEEEGHYYPGRVSRWWLKHSLDHLDSSLRSLGTCLITKRSTDSISSLIEILKSTGATQLLFNHLYDPLSLVRDHRVKEVLTAQGIIVRSYNSDLLYEPWEVNDKLGRPFTSFTAFWERCLSMPYDPEAPLLPPKRIISGDISRCPSDNLAFEDELEKGSNALLARAWSPGWSNADKALTTFINGRLLHYSLNRKKADSKTTSFLSPYLHFGEISVRKVFHLFRIKQVLWANEGNKDGEESVNLFLKSIGLREYSRYMSFNHPYSHERPLLGHLKFFPWVVDEGYFKAWRQGRTGYPLVDAGMRELWATGWLHDRIRVVVSSFFVKVLQLPWRWGMKYFWDTLLDADLESDALGWQYISGSLPDSRELDRIDNPQFEGYKFDPNGEYVRRWLPELARLPTEWIHHPWNAPESVLQAAGIELGSNYPLPIIQIDIAKARLQEALSEMWQLEAASRAAAENGTEEGLGDSEPIAFPQGNQMDVDIQQPARNNNNNVLNTTNIRRYEDQMVPSMTSSFIRFEEEETSLDVRNSVDSRAEVPRNVRVNQEQRTTEVMNNPRFNIHRGLQFLEDSATESSSTSSVRRDGGVVPIWSPATPSYSEQYVGEENGIIASTTSIAYRSLHSPIN from the exons ATGTCTGGCGGCGGCGCCGGCGGTGGATGTAGCATAGTATGGTTCAGAAGGGATCTAAGGGTAGAAGATAACCCAGCACTGGCTGCAGGAGTTAGAGCAGGAGCGATTGTAGCAGTTTTCATATGGGCACCTGAAGAAGAAGGCCATTATTACCCAGGAAGAGTTTCAAGGTGGTGGCTAAAACACAGTTTGGATCATCTCGATTCTTCTTTGAGAAGTCTTGGCACTTGTCTAATTACTAAGAGATCCACTGATTCGATCTCATCTCTCATCGAGATTCTCAAATCTACTGGCGCTACCCAGCTTCTATTCAATCATTTATACG ATCCATTATCGCTTGTTAGGGATCACAGAGTTAAAGAAGTCTTAACTGCTCAAGGGATAATCGTCCGATCTTACAACTCCGATTTACTCTATGAACCATGGGAAGTTAATGACAAATTAGGTCGCCCTTTTACATCTTTTACTGCTTTCTGGGAAAGATGTCTTTCCATGCCTTATGATCCTGAAGCTCCATTGCTCCCACCTAAGAGGATAATCTCAG GTGATATCTCAAGATGCCCTTCAGATAATCTAGCATTTGAAGATGAATTAGAGAAAGGAAGCAATGCTCTTCTAGCTAGAGCATGGTCACCTGGTTGGAGTAATGCAGACAAAGCTCTAACAACTTTTATCAATGGACGTCTCCTTCATTATTCTCTAAACCGTAAGAAAGCAGATAGCAAAACGACTTCTTTCCTTTCTCCCTATTTGCATTTTGGGGAAATCAGCGTTCGTAAAGTCTTCCATCTCTTTCGGATAAAGCAAGTTTTATGGGCAAACGAGGGAAACAAGGATGGTGAAGAAAGTGTTAATCTTTTCCTTAAGTCAATTGGTTTAAGAGAATATTCAAGATACATGAGTTTTAACCATCCTTATAGCCATGAAAGGCCTCTTCTTGGGCATCTTAAGTTTTTCCCATGGGTTGTAGATGAAGGTTATTTCAAGGCATGGAGACAAGGTAGAACCGGTTATCCTTTGGTTGATGCAGGTATGCGAGAATTGTGGGCTACAGGTTGGCTGCATGATCGGATTCGTGTTGTTGTCTCTAGTTTCTTCGTTAAAGTTTTGCAACTTCCGTGGAGATGGGGGATGAAGTATTTTTGGGATACCTTATTAGATGCTGATCTCGAGAGTGATGCTCTTGGTTGGCAGTATATCTCTGGTTCGCTTCCTGATAGTCGCGAATTAGACCGGATTGACAATCCTCAG TTTGAAGGTTacaaatttgatccaaatggtGAATACGTTCGAAGATGGCTTCCTGAACTCGCTAGATTACCTACCGAATGGATACACCATCCATGGAATGCCCCGGAATCGGTTCTCCAAGCAGCGGGCATTGAGCTCGGTTCCAATTATCCACTTCCAATCATACAAATAGATATCGCGAAAGCCAGGCTACAAGAGGCGCTTTCGGAGATGTGGCAACTCGAAGCTGCTTCACGAGCTGCTGCTGAAAACGGAACAGAAGAAGGACTAGGAGATTCAGAACCCATAGCATTTCCTCAAGGAAACCAAATGGACGTCGACATTCAACAACCAGCcagaaacaacaacaacaatgtcTTGAATACTACTAATATTCGACGGTACGAAGATCAGATGGTTCCGAGCATGACATCATCGTTTATACGATTCGAAGAGGAAGAAACATCTTTGGACGTGCGCAATTCTGTTGATAGTCGAGCTGAAGTGCCCAGAAACGTCCGTGTGAATCAAGAACAGAGAACAACTGAAGTGATGAACAACCCGCGGTTCAATATTCATAGAGGTTTGCAGTTTTTGGAAGATTCCGCAACTGAATCTTCTTCTACTAGTAGCGTTCGTCGAGACGGGGGTGTGGTTCCCATTTGGTCACCGGCAACTCCTAGTTACTCCGAACAATATGTGGGCGAAGAAAACGGTATTATTGCCTCTACTACCTCAATCGCATACAGAAGCCTCCATAGTCCAATCAACTGA